The Corallococcus silvisoli genome has a segment encoding these proteins:
- a CDS encoding PilZ domain-containing protein, which translates to MADTPEKPVPAPRAHRIDHELPVAYRTVAGFVTDWAVNLSRGGIYINTPQPLAVGTVVRILVSLPGASFPVDLSGKVTRTNAQGTPGSEVPGMAVEFLDVDDEKRSRIEAFVERLREALPADERGSATRK; encoded by the coding sequence ATGGCCGACACCCCGGAGAAGCCCGTCCCCGCGCCGCGCGCGCACCGCATCGACCATGAGCTGCCCGTGGCGTACCGCACGGTGGCCGGCTTCGTGACGGACTGGGCCGTGAACCTGTCGCGCGGCGGCATCTACATCAACACGCCGCAGCCGCTGGCGGTGGGCACGGTGGTGCGCATCCTGGTGTCGCTGCCGGGCGCCAGCTTCCCGGTGGACCTGTCCGGGAAGGTGACCCGCACCAACGCCCAGGGGACGCCGGGCTCCGAGGTGCCGGGGATGGCGGTGGAGTTCCTGGACGTTGACGACGAGAAGCGGTCGCGCATCGAAGCGTTCGTGGAGCGCCTGCGGGAAGCCCTGCCGGCGGACGAGCGTGGCAGTGCGACCCGGAAGTAG